In one Rhopalosiphum padi isolate XX-2018 chromosome 3, ASM2088224v1, whole genome shotgun sequence genomic region, the following are encoded:
- the LOC132925028 gene encoding uncharacterized protein LOC132925028, with amino-acid sequence MIRCLQINLQRSSIPQSLLQQTSAATGAQILIVSEQNWNPTHDDRWVASTDGTCAVALTATADFIPDSNGAGRGFAWIQSRGIRIYSCYISRKDTDANFANFLGEVEQSVRSVDLHCSVIIGGDFNAWSQEWGSARNDARGDQLADLAASLDLLVGNVGTKPTYRRINAESVIDVTFHRCRPCLALTHWRVMDEVESASDHRYIQFWLERLRRTPNQDDPPERLRGWAYRQLNLDALTSHLAIAPLPATDENTPTDQVADQYISYLTSACDACMPPRAPPPRGRRQVHWWNQEIATLRDEYGRLRRSYHRAARRRESHEQLDVHRIAYKAKRKLLRQAIRSSQAKCWSDLCRSVDSDPWGLPYKVVTKRTGRRRPGIEARGMELEIADHLFPNPPATDWALEPYPPETAGDETVEDFTLAELAQACKRLVLLE; translated from the coding sequence ATGATTCGCTGCCTACAGATCAATCTTCAACGGAGTTCCATACCACAGAGCTTGCTTCAACAGACTTCCGCTGCCACAGGCGCTCAAATCCTCATAGTATCTGAACAGAACTGGAACCCGACTCATGACGACCGATGGGTAGCCAGCACCGACGGAACTTGTGCAGTTGCTCTCACGGCCACCGCTGACTTTATACCTGACTCGAACGGGGCGGGTCGCGGCTTCGCCTGGATTCAGTCACGGGGCATTAGGATATACAGCTGCTACATCTCCCGGAAGGACACGGATGCCAACTTCGCGAACTTCTTAGGAGAAGTCGAGCAGTCTGTTCGCTCGGTAGACTTGCACTGCTCGGTTATCATCGGAGGCGACTTTAATGCCTGGTCGCAGGAGTGGGGCTCAGCGCGGAATGATGCTAGAGGCGACCAATTAGCTGACCTAGCTGCTAGTTTGGACCTGCTGGTCGGCAACGTTGGCACCAAGCCTACGTACCGCAGAATAAACGCTGAGTCGGTGATCGACGTCACGTTCCACCGCTGCCGACCTTGCCTCGCCCTCACCCATTGGAGAGTCATGGATGAAGTCGAATCGGCGAGTGACCACAGATACATCCAGTTCTGGTTAGAACGGCTTCGACGGACTCCTAATCAGGACGATCCCCCGGAACGCCTCAGGGGATGGGCCTACAGACAGCTCAATTTAGATGCACTAACTTCTCACCTGGCAATAGCACCTCTGCCCGCTACTGATGAAAACACGCCCACTGATCAGGTTGCTGACCAGTACATATCATACTTGACATCTGCTTGCGACGCATGCATGCCGCCCAGGGCACCACCGCCTCGCGGCAGAAGGCAAGTCCACTGGTGGAACCAAGAAATTGCCACGCTACGCGACGAATACGGTCGACTGCGTAGGAGCTATCACAGGGCAGCTAGAAGGCGAGAGTCACACGAACAGCTGGATGTTCACCGAATCGCATATAAGGCCAAGAGGAAGTTATTACGGCAGGCAATAAGATCCTCCCAGGCTAAATGCTGGTCCGACCTATGCAGATCCGTTGACTCCGACCCGTGGGGTCTTCCCTACAAAGTCGTCACCAAACGCACCGGTCGTCGACGTCCAGGAATCGAAGCCCGCGGCATGGAGTTGGAGATCGCCGATCACCTCTTCCCGAACCCCCCAGCGACGGACTGGGCACTCGAGCCCTACCCACCAGAAACCGCAGGAGACGAAACCGTTGAAGACTTCACCCTGGCCGAACTGGCCCAAGCCTGCAAAAGACTTGTTTTATTGGAATAA
- the LOC132925030 gene encoding uncharacterized protein LOC132925030, whose translation MRKTRDGHLLVELDKGAGSAVAAQKLSSAIATRLGGAVGGVSQLSQYAVVEIVDLDAVATKDEVLSALRAAIPGSDDDQTAICERQAMQITGLWPTRSGQQIATARMTRAAASSISRVPIGWTMCRVRPRRPEPEKCFRCHGFGHQSGNCSGPDLSSNCKRCGEPGQELKQCLADKDSCVACERAGFERYEHKPGSGMCKARKEAIKKPTGRNPQTQSRQVSNGDRVSTLQ comes from the coding sequence ATGCGTAAAACCAGAGATGGTCATCTGCTAGTCGAGCTAGACAAAGGTGCTGGATCTGCAGTAGCAGCACAGAAATTGTCGTCGGCCATTGCTACCAGGCTGGGTGGCGCTGTCGGAGGAGTATCGCAGCTTAGCCAGTATGCTGTAGTCGAGATTGTGGACCTCGATGCTGTGGCAACCAAGGATGAGGTCCTGTCAGCATTGCGGGCAGCAATACCAGGATCTGATGACGACCAAACTGCCATCTGTGAACGGCAGGCTATGCAGATCACTGGTCTCTGGCCCACTAGGTCCGGCCAGCAAATTGCTACTGCCAGAATGACGAGAGCCGCCGCCTCTAGTATAAGCCGAGTACCAATTGGATGGACAATGTGCCGCGTTCGTCCTAGGCGGCCTGAACCAGAAAAGTGCTTCCGATGCCACGGATTTGGACACCAAAGTGGTAATTGCTCCGGGCCCGACCTATCGTCCAATTGCAAACGCTGTGGAGAACCAGGGCAAGAGCTAAAACAATGCCTGGCAGACAAAGACTCATGCGTAGCGTGCGAGAGAGCTGGCTTTGAGCGTTACGAGCATAAGCCAGGATCAGGTATGTGCAAAGCCAGGAAGGAGGCAATCAAGAAGCCAACCGGGCGCAATCCACAAACCCAGTCTCGGCAGGTAAGCAACGGAGATAGAGTAAGCACGCTGCAATGA